The following are encoded together in the Misgurnus anguillicaudatus chromosome 14, ASM2758022v2, whole genome shotgun sequence genome:
- the adgrl4 gene encoding adhesion G protein-coupled receptor L4 — MEFYQHSPVKLLLLAVCLSSVLNPCSSSNNCTLNCHQHADCKNDSKPACFCRPGYTGDGINSCQDDDECKNVTGPICGQNATCTNTDGSYYCTCEPGFNSTGKQKFQTNDGTHCEDINECENLTICGPFSKCHNLNGSFICSCMRGYTSTAGAWFKPKKGSECTENCHQDQRCIKETVDSTVEKMINLSTPKRLKEIRLQTSADLSPVLLISYIEAMARSVLKPRDEREHPEENINQTITDLVFSVNNLVERNETVEWEKINPDLRKYYLTTLLHTAEKQTLALSAGYTHTAQMQVDAGDVEMKLYTFEPHRAPKHRVSATVQGNSISLSPKYTKNKSNNESTSIVFLVYNNIGGLLKPTDDPGVVDYSRYAAAGEITVNSPVIAAAISNTKAFPLNNVTFTLKHTEKIDAGRDETKCAFWEYSQSMNGRWSLEGCKRIHVNATHTSCSCNHLTHFAILMSSAQANLLAHYNVLTRITQLGMVISIICLSMCIFTFWFFRDIQNTRTTIHKNLCCSLFMAQFIFLIGINKIAHRWFCSLIAGLLHYFFLAAFAWMCIEGIHLYLIVVGVIYNKGFLHRNFYLFGYGSPAVVVTISATLGSKYYGTNTVCWLSTENNFIWSFIGPACLIILVNLLAFAVIMFKVYRHTAVKKPEISHYENIRSCARGAIALLFVLGVTWTLGVVHILYETTLTAYLFTFANAFQGMFIFIFLCVLSRRIQEEYYRLFKNIPCCFEYLR; from the exons ATGGAGTTTTACCAACATTCTCCTGTGAAACTCCTGCTTTTAGCTG tcTGTCTTTCAAGTGTGCTGAATCCATGCAGTTCTTCAAACAACTGCACGTTAAATTGTCACCAGCATGCAGACTGCAAAAACGACTCAAAACCTGCCTGCTTCTGTAGACCAGGATACACTGGTGACGGGATCAACAGTTGTCAGG ATGACGATGAATGTAAGAATGTCACAGGTCCAATATGTGGTCAAAACGCCACCTGTACCAACACTGATGGAAGTTATTACTGTACTTGTGAGCCTGGATTTAATTCAACTGGAAAACAAAAGTTTCAAACCAATGATGGCACCCACTGCGAAG ATATTAATGAGTGCGAAAATCTCACTATATGTGGACCCTTCTCCAAATGTCACAACCTGAATGGTTCGTTCATTTGCTCGTGCATGAGAGGTTACACATCAACAGCTGGAGCTTGGTTTAAGCCTAAAAAAGGAAGTGAATGCACAG AAAACTGCCATCAGGACCAAAGGTGTATCAAAGAGACTGTTGACAGCACAGTGGAAAAA ATGATTAATCTGTCAACTCCGAAGCGCCTGAAAGAGATAAGACTTCAAACATCAGCTGACCTCTCTCCGGTTTTGCTCATATCATACATTGAGGCCATGGCCAGGTCTGTCCTAAAGCCTAGAGATGAGCGAGAACATCCTGAGGAGAACATCAATCAAACCATCACG GATTTGGTTTTCAGTGTGAATAATTTGGTTGAGAGAAATGAGACGGTGGAGTGGGAGAAGATCAATCCAGATTTGAGGAAGTATTACCTCACCACACTCCTTCACACAGCAGAGAAACAAACGCTCGCCCTGTCTGCGGGTTACACACATACTGCGCAGATGCAGGTGGATGCTGGGGATGTAG AAATGAAACTATACACCTTTGAACCGCACAGAGCACCTAAGCATCGAGTTTCAGCTACAGTTCAAGGAAACTCCATTTCACTATCGccaaagtacacaaaaaacaaaagcaataacg AAAGCACCTCTATTGTATTTCTTGTCTATAACAATATTGGGGGTCTTCTGAAGCCCACCGATGACCCTGGCGTGGTCGATTACTCCCGATACGCAGCAGCTGGTGAAATCACGGTAAATTCACCCGTAATAGCGGCAGCCATCAGCAACACAAAGGCGTTCCCGCTAAACAATGTGACCTTTACTCTCAAACACACAGAG AAAATAGACGCTGGCCGTGATGAGACAAAATGTGCATTCTGGGAGTATTCGCAAAGCATGAATGGACGTTGGAGTTTGGAGGGGTGTAAACGTATTCATGTTAATGCCACTCACACTTCCTGTTCCTGTAATCACCTGACGCACTTCGCTATTCTCATGTCTTCTGCTCAGGCCAAT CTGCTTGCACACTATAatgttttgacaagaataacTCAGCTGGGAATGGTCATCTCcatcatctgtctgtccatgTGCATCTTCACCTTCTGGTTCTTCAGAGACATCCAGAACACCAGAACCACCATCCACAAGAATCTCTGCTGCAGTCTCTTCATGGCCCAGTTCATCTTCCTCATCGGGATCAACAAGATCGCACACAGG TGGTTCTGTTCTCTCATCGCGGGTCTCCTGCATTATTTCTTCCTGGCTGCGTTTGCGTGGATGTGCATCGAAGGGATTCATTTATATCTCATCGTCGTTGGCGTCATCTACAACAAAGGCTTCTTGCATAGGAACTTCTACTTATTTGGCTATGGGAGCCCCGCCGTGGTCGTCACAATATCTGCAACACTTGGATCCAAATATTACGGCACCAATACTGT GTGTTGGCTGAGCACAGAAAATAATTTCATCTGGAGTTTCATTGGACCAGCCTGTCTGATCATTTTG GTAAATCTGCTGGCATTTGCTGTGATTATGTTTAAGGTTTATCGTCACACTGCTGTTAAGAAACCTGAAATCAGTCATTATGAAAACATCAG GTCATGTGCGAGAGGTGCTATAGCTCTCCTCTTTGTTCTGGGAGTTACCTGGACATTGGGGGTTGTCCACATCCTATATGAGACCACCTTAACGGCATATCTCTTTACATTTGCCAACGCTTTCCAAgggatgtttatttttatattcctTTGTGTTCTCTCTAGGAGG ATTCAAGAGGAGTACTACAGATTATTCAAAAACATCCCATGTTGTTTTGAATACCTGCGATGA